The window ttaaaattttgttttaaaaatctgTTTTGAGCATGGTTCTTGGGGGTATCATTACGCTTTTCATACAACTTGCTTGGTATGTCTTTCGTGTATATCTTGAGTcgttgtgtgtgtttgtgtctTGTAAATGTctttgtattttgtgtttgtttaaGTTAGCGTGTGTGTGTAAAAAGTAGAGGGGAGTGACTTAAACTAGCAATTGAGTGAAAAGTCCAACCACATACTTGGGACAAGTATGATTCAAGTGTGAGGAGGTTTGATAGGCTAGTTTTCGTCACTCGGATTAGATCACTTTTCGCACttattagttgaatatttgcatGATAAGATGCTATTTTGGCAGGGAATTGAGCTTATGGATCGGAGGCATTGTAGAAAGGCATTTGTAGTGGAGTGATGCAAAAAGGAGGCAAAAAGTGcaagaatttgaagaaaatcagaaaaatgGCAAACTGCCCAAGCTGTCAGCTTGGCCAAGCTGGACCCGACGGGAAAACTACATGAAGCCACTTGAGCACAATTACAAGACTGCTTCCTATTGCAACACGTGTCCACCTCCGTCCAAGGCatgagaaaaaggaaatatctTTTGTTAAATGAGAgatatgtaaaaaaatacttaactTAGCTTGGGACCAACTACCAAGACATTCCACTTTATCACTTTAgttagtttagtttagttactctctctctatagaaaacttttctctcttccttaAGAAGGGAGATTTCAACTTCAAGGCTGCCAAGATCATTGTTCACCATGGGTTGAAAACAAGTACATgctttcttttcacttttggCAGCCCTTTTAGCTTAGTTAATTTCTGCACTCAACCTCCATTTACATCTGATTTAGTTTAGCTTTTAGGATTCAATTAGTCTAGCCACTTTTAAGGGTCACAATCCTAGTTTCTAGATTTAGTTTAGTAGCTAACACTTAGTTTATTTTCCTTAGTCTTTTAACTTAGTTCCTTTTGCTTTCTGAACTTAGGATGCTCATGCAAGTTGctgctctcttttcatttccGAAATGTTCTTATTTTCGCCACTACTAAGTTGCCCAGTTTACCAACTTGCCCAGTCTGCGTTTCAGTTTAATTGCTTTCGTTTACTTGCATGTTATTTGCATGTTTAGTTACAATCTTAGCTTaagtgttatttatattttatagtttagTTCCCACCCCCAATTTAGAGCGTGGCGGCATCGCCAAAACCCTTTCTAAGTGTGGAAATGCATAACGGATGCTACCGTTCCTCGTGGGTTCGATGTAAGTGGATCTCTCATTTTAGGATGagatatatcaaaatatgaaagataACAGTGTGGCGAAGTGGATCTCTTATTTAGGAGGAGAGATTTGAGAATATgatattaattcaattgaaatagtactatcttttagttttttttggattaaattGGATAGTTTTGAGAATATGAAATCGTAACAcgtgattttttattttagacaGTTATTGTGTACTTctccttttttaaattttttttcacaaaatacataaattgacCAAATTACCTAACGGAGCTTATTACGTGGGCTACGagttttttacaaaaattagaaaaggataattacttttaaattgggataaaaacaaactttccatttgaaattaagaatttccttcaaaaaatactatgcagaatcttatttatattaggAAAGCATATTTTCGAATTACTCCACAACAATTATGTGTACTacgtgttttttttttttaattagaaaagaTTACCTttaaattggtaaaaaaaaaaaaaactttccaTCCGAAATAATTAAGCATTTCCTTTAAAAATTACTGCAAATTCTTATATAAACTGATACCCTaattctaaaacaaaaaaaaaaaaaatcatagttTCTTGAGCGATCCGAATTCAGGAAGAGGATCACAAGAATTGTTTTTCTTCGTGATTAGTAATCATCGGTAAtcttcattcttcttctttttattttctttttcatgtgGTTTTTCCAAAAAACTAGCTTTTTTATGTTACTTTTTATTGCgagaaattgatatttaagtATGCATtagatttctagtatacaggATTTTTATGCAGTAGATGGAACGTTTttgcataaatatatatagggggTGTGCTTTGATTTCTTTAATAATGCATTAGaattatggagtagtactcGATTACATTAgttattcattaaaaagagAATCACCCTGAAATTATCAATAATGGAGTATGAGATTGCCTAATAAAAGTTGATCTAAATGAACTTGAAAGGCATGTATGTCCTAATTCTCTAAATcagatttattatttataataaaagatatgaatattttaacattattatttaacaataaaataatataatgggAGTAATGGCAACCCCTGGGTGCTATCAACTACAGCAGGCGATCCAAATCCATTGATATCTGTCTCCAAAATATGTGATTGACAGCTTTTGCACGTTACAAATCATTTTCAAatggagtactccctccgtcccagaaagattgtctcagttcattttctgcactcgttttgcaaaaataataataaataggtaaaattgaaagagagtaaaataaaagaaagaataatgtaggtaagactattctctacattattctctcttttactttactttctttctactttaactatttattattatttttgcgaAACAAgtgtgaaaaaggaaatggggccatctttctgggacggaggtagtatttaataagaggactaattttttcattaaatccggaaatctaaaatcatacttgtaaataattaatcaaggaataaattatttaattaaatttgaagatttaattataaggTGAATTAATCTATTAAACTCCCACAATTACTGCACTTGATTCCATACTTGAACCCATACGCATcatttttaatcttaaaatCAGCCCAACACTGAAGAAATACATACGGAGTAGtgagtattataaataggaattCAAAGGATGATGCTTCTCCGTTCCAATACCATTGCAGCCTTGTCTTGTTGAAACCCTTGATTTAAAATCTggaaaaacatcaaatttaaagatggaacaaattaaaaaagacaataatcctgtaattataaatatgagttGCCTAATGAAAGGCGAACTAAATGAACTTGGCTAACCTGTAATTATTAAGTGAAGTTTCATtatacttaaaattctaatttaattacactaacAAATCAAGTAGTGAGTATTTTACAAATATGAAGGAAAATACTACTGAATTATAAATAGGAATTCAAAGGATGATGCTTCTCCGTTCCAATACCATTGCAGCCTTGTCTTGTTAAAACCCTTGATTTACAATCTggaaaaacatcaaatttaaagatggaacaaattaaaaaagacaataatccagtaattataaatatgagttGCCTAATGAAAGTCGAACTAAATGAACTTGGCTAACCTTATCATTCTTGAACTTTAAGGCCAATGCCACGTTTCTTCGTGATCCGTTGGGCACACTTGAGAAGAGATTCGTTTGCACGATCAACCTCAATTAGCTTAAGATAAAATGTGCCAATGGCATTTGGAATATCATTCAGCTTACAACAACCTTTAAGCACTAGGTGATTTAGGGATGAGAAGTGGCGTTCTTTTACAACCCAATTCTCTAAATCAGATTCCTCAATTAGCAAATAACGCAGATTATTAAACACCTGTACTTCATCATCGGAACCACACTCTTCATTAGTGTCCCATGTATGTCCTTGAAAGGCATGATCTCTCAATTTGAGCACTTTAAGACGGGGCAGAGCTGCAATAGCTTTCATATCTTCCCAAGGAAATCGCCAACCACTCAAGGTTAAATTTTCCAGTGTCTTTGGGAAAACAGGCTTAGCTTTTACCTGAAGAAGAGATCCATTTGTCACAACTAGTGTCAGCTTCTCAAGTCGAGACAGAAGAACAAGATTGTGGAGCTGATAGTCTTGTTGATATCTGTCTCCAAAATAAGTGATTGCTAGCTTTTCCACATTGCAAATCATTTTCATCATCTCTTCAGTGCATATCAACTTCTTCACCACAGACAGTGTGAGCAGCTTCTCCAGAGCAGAAGACGTTGTTTCTTCTGGATGTGGCAAGAGATCAAAGAAAGAGACAAGATGTGTCAAGAGTGGCATCATCCAGATCTCTAACGGAAGATATGCCTCATCCATTGAGTTGTATATGTATTTCCTTGATCTTTTGCTGGGACGGATGACCAAAGAGCGAAGATTCTCAAGTCTGGATATGGCTGATGGAACCTCCATTGGACATCCAAAAGCAAGGTACCTCAAGTTAAAGAGGTCGAACACTGAAGCAGGGAGCGAGTAGGCGTCTGTATCCACCACGTCCAACACCCTCAGCAATTTGAACTTGCGCAGACCGCGTAATGAGCTTTCATTACGTTGGAAGCTTATAATGGTACGAAGCGTTGAGGCATACCCTCTTGCAACCTCCCTTAGATCAAGATGAGAAATACTGAGACGTCGCTCGTAATTCTCATCTATCGCCTTTATTTTGTACAAGTCACGTACCAAATCATGGACAATGCAACTTTTGATTTCACCATTGGACTTGATGGCTGTGCTATGAGCCAGATTTTTGCTCACGATCTCACCCACATATTTTTCAGCCTGATGTTGCCAATTAACAAATCCTTCCACCATCCATAACTCGACAAGCATGGAGACTCGAATTTCATAATCATCATGGAAGCCACACATGTATAAGAAACAGTACCTCAAAGAATGAGACAGTTCGGCATAACTCAAAgacattaaattttgaaactgCACATCTTCCACTATACGTGACCGTATGTTTTGTGCAACTTCCTCCCACGAGGATAGAGTCTCGGGGATTTCGGACAATATACGAGCAGCTACCACAATTGCAAGGGGAAGCCCCTTACAAGCTTTTGCAATATCCTTTCCGATCTTCTCCAACTCAGATGGACATTTTTTGCTGGGAAATAACCTTTGCTTCAGCATACACCAACTTAAATGCTCATCCATGAGATCCATCTTGTGCTTTTCAGTGAAAAAGCCGGAATAATGGATCACATTGTCATCCCTTGAGGTTATCATAATCCAACTCCCGTCATACTTTTCATTGTAGGAAAATACCTTGCTTATGTCTTCCCAAGCTTTAAGACTCCATAGATCATCCACCACAATCAGGTACTTCTTCGAAGTGAAGATTTGGCGTAACTTGTGTTCCTTTGTGTCACAATCATCCACAAGTCCCTTTTCGACTTGATTCTCCAAGGAGAGTAAGAGCTCTTCATAGACATTTTCGATTTGATAATTCTGGGACACGGTGATCCAGGCACGAACAGGAAAGTGGTTGCCAACTTGGTCATCTTCAAAAACAGCTTTGGCGAGAGTTGTCTTTCCAATACCACCCATCCCCGTGATTGAGATGATGCAATTACAGTGTAGGCATTCGAAGAgcaaaactattaatttgtccACCTGCTCCTCCAGACCAACAGCAGCTGTCGTGGGTGTTGGAGATGACTCGAGAAGCATCTTATTCCTATCGACAGCTGGTGCGGGCGTTGGAGATGACTGCAGCTCCTTCACCTCTTCAGCAATGGAGTTCATTTCCTCCATCGCCATATTCAGCTCGCCAAGATCATACTTAATATCCATAGCAGGAGGTGATCGGATATGCTCGTGCATCCAATGCTCGATGACATCCTCTGCTTCATTAGCTGCATCTCTGATTCTTGATTCCAACCTGCTGCCTTCCTCCTTAAACTTTTCAACAAATTCACGCAAGGAAAGTACTCTTTCTTTGAGCTTGCAAATCTGTTGGATTCCATTAACAGAGAGGGAGCCTTTTATACCATAATAACGTAGGATCCGATGTAATGTTTCATCTAGTGAACGGAGAACAGCATAAGCCATCTCTTACAgaaacaatttcaatttttgatgaGTAGGTAAGCAAGAATTGAAAcaatttggaagaaaaatatGGAATGTTTGATGAGAAGACTGAAACAATTTCCAAGATTATATGATATCAACAATTTGGAAGACAGAAATTTTATGGATTGTAATATAGCTTTCACAAGTTCACTGTCACTGGATTTTACCTTGGCTGATGTACATACATCCcatataaatagtaagtactTCTTTAAGGACATATACACTTTTAAACTGACGCAATATATATTACACAACACCTCTTACTACATGTAAAATTGTcataatagatgacacaccatatatttttactttttagccCGTTTATGTCATTAGTTAATTACCATAAAATGCATGTAAAAAGTCAACATGATGTAGTGAAAATTGATACATGTGAACAACCAATATATTCGgtacataaaatatagtaacaTGCGATAAGTCAACATGATGATGCAGTGAATGTGACATGTGAACAACCAATATATTCGGTAGATATTACTA is drawn from Salvia hispanica cultivar TCC Black 2014 chromosome 6, UniMelb_Shisp_WGS_1.0, whole genome shotgun sequence and contains these coding sequences:
- the LOC125193282 gene encoding putative late blight resistance protein homolog R1B-14 — translated: MAYAVLRSLDETLHRILRYYGIKGSLSVNGIQQICKLKERVLSLREFVEKFKEEGSRLESRIRDAANEAEDVIEHWMHEHIRSPPAMDIKYDLGELNMAMEEMNSIAEEVKELQSSPTPAPAVDRNKMLLESSPTPTTAAVGLEEQVDKLIVLLFECLHCNCIISITGMGGIGKTTLAKAVFEDDQVGNHFPVRAWITVSQNYQIENVYEELLLSLENQVEKGLVDDCDTKEHKLRQIFTSKKYLIVVDDLWSLKAWEDISKVFSYNEKYDGSWIMITSRDDNVIHYSGFFTEKHKMDLMDEHLSWCMLKQRLFPSKKCPSELEKIGKDIAKACKGLPLAIVVAARILSEIPETLSSWEEVAQNIRSRIVEDVQFQNLMSLSYAELSHSLRYCFLYMCGFHDDYEIRVSMLVELWMVEGFVNWQHQAEKYVGEIVSKNLAHSTAIKSNGEIKSCIVHDLVRDLYKIKAIDENYERRLSISHLDLREVARGYASTLRTIISFQRNESSLRGLRKFKLLRVLDVVDTDAYSLPASVFDLFNLRYLAFGCPMEVPSAISRLENLRSLVIRPSKRSRKYIYNSMDEAYLPLEIWMMPLLTHLVSFFDLLPHPEETTSSALEKLLTLSVVKKLICTEEMMKMICNVEKLAITYFGDRYQQDYQLHNLVLLSRLEKLTLVVTNGSLLQVKAKPVFPKTLENLTLSGWRFPWEDMKAIAALPRLKVLKLRDHAFQGHTWDTNEECGSDDEVQVFNNLRYLLIEESDLENWVVKERHFSSLNHLVLKGCCKLNDIPNAIGTFYLKLIEVDRANESLLKCAQRITKKRGIGLKVQE